A part of Pirellulales bacterium genomic DNA contains:
- the tam gene encoding trans-aconitate 2-methyltransferase has translation MPTWNAELYLQFADERTRPCRELAARVAIDAPRRVVDLGCGPGNSTQAVGQRWPTAAIVGIDASPEMIAAARRSNPNGQFHLRDIADWATNGDESPDVVFSNAALQWVPDHAALFPRLLKQVAAGGALAVQVPANVHAPAHRLMRELAASALWRARFPIGGVREWNAHSPAFYYDALAPQAVRIDLWTTEYIQIMPSAEAIVDWYRGSGLRPYLEALGGDAERQRFASEYLSAIRGAYPPQPNGQVLFPFQRLFVIAYR, from the coding sequence ATGCCCACCTGGAATGCGGAACTTTATCTTCAGTTTGCCGATGAGCGAACTCGGCCCTGCCGTGAATTGGCGGCAAGGGTGGCGATTGACGCGCCGCGGCGGGTCGTCGATCTTGGTTGCGGGCCGGGCAATAGCACGCAGGCTGTCGGCCAGCGCTGGCCGACAGCGGCGATTGTCGGCATCGACGCTTCCCCCGAAATGATTGCAGCCGCGCGCCGGTCGAACCCCAATGGGCAATTTCACTTGCGGGATATCGCGGATTGGGCGACCAACGGCGATGAAAGTCCGGATGTCGTTTTCTCCAATGCTGCGCTCCAATGGGTTCCCGATCATGCGGCGCTGTTTCCACGACTGCTCAAGCAGGTTGCCGCCGGCGGGGCCTTGGCCGTGCAAGTGCCGGCGAATGTGCATGCGCCGGCACATCGGCTGATGCGAGAATTGGCGGCCTCGGCGCTGTGGCGCGCACGGTTTCCGATCGGCGGCGTGCGAGAATGGAATGCCCACTCGCCTGCTTTCTACTACGATGCCCTTGCGCCTCAAGCGGTGCGGATCGATTTGTGGACGACCGAGTACATTCAGATCATGCCGTCGGCCGAAGCGATCGTCGATTGGTATCGCGGCTCGGGCCTGCGGCCATATCTCGAAGCGCTCGGCGGCGACGCCGAGCGCCAACGGTTCGCGTCCGAATATCTGAGCGCGATTCGCGGTGCGTACCCGCCGCAACCGAACGGACAAGTCCTGTTCCCCTTCCAGCGGCTATTTGTGATTGCGTATCGGTAA
- a CDS encoding SUMF1/EgtB/PvdO family nonheme iron enzyme, giving the protein MKTTNLFASLLSALAFISSTQAVTIDMVTVGNPGNAPDTRYDATGFGSVGYNYQIGKYEVTAGQYTEFLNAVAKNDPNGLYNTENTGWFGGNIQRTGSSPNYSYSVASDWADRPANNLSFWDAARFANWLHNGQPTGAQGPGTTEDGAYHDVGDQALFGRNAGARFFIPTEDEWYKAAYYDPNYGGLGIGGYWEYPTGTDAVPGNDITEATNPGNNANFDLGGQTIGSPYYRTEVGEFEWSDSPYGTFDQGGNVREWNETEVYGWSRVVRGGSYIYNSEHLRAYSRADGNGPTGEHNMLGFRVASIPEPASIMLCLAGVLMLMLRRGRK; this is encoded by the coding sequence ATGAAGACGACCAATCTGTTTGCCAGCCTCTTGTCGGCCCTCGCTTTTATCTCTTCCACCCAGGCCGTTACGATCGACATGGTCACCGTTGGCAATCCGGGCAACGCGCCGGATACGCGCTACGACGCCACAGGCTTTGGCTCGGTGGGCTACAACTACCAGATCGGCAAGTACGAAGTCACGGCCGGTCAGTATACCGAGTTCCTCAACGCCGTGGCCAAGAATGACCCCAACGGGTTGTACAACACAGAGAATACCGGTTGGTTCGGCGGGAACATTCAGCGCACCGGTTCTTCGCCCAACTACAGCTACAGCGTGGCGTCCGACTGGGCCGACCGGCCGGCGAACAACTTGAGTTTCTGGGACGCGGCCCGGTTCGCCAACTGGCTCCACAACGGCCAGCCCACCGGAGCGCAGGGTCCGGGCACGACGGAAGATGGTGCGTATCACGATGTCGGCGATCAGGCGCTATTTGGCCGCAATGCGGGCGCGCGGTTCTTCATTCCCACCGAGGACGAGTGGTACAAGGCGGCGTACTACGACCCGAACTACGGCGGCCTGGGCATCGGCGGCTATTGGGAATATCCGACCGGCACGGACGCGGTGCCTGGGAACGACATCACGGAGGCGACGAATCCCGGCAACAATGCGAATTTCGATCTCGGCGGCCAAACCATCGGCAGCCCCTACTATCGCACGGAAGTGGGCGAATTCGAGTGGTCCGACAGCCCCTACGGCACGTTCGATCAAGGCGGCAACGTGCGGGAGTGGAATGAAACGGAGGTGTATGGTTGGTCGCGTGTTGTGCGTGGCGGGTCGTACATCTACAACTCGGAACACCTGCGTGCGTACTCCCGCGCCGACGGCAACGGTCCCACGGGCGAGCACAACATGCTGGGGTTCCGGGTGGCAAGTATTCCTGAGCCAGCCAGCATCATGTTGTGCTTGGCCGGTGTGTTGATGCTGATGCTGAGAAGAGGACGGAAGTAG
- a CDS encoding iron-containing alcohol dehydrogenase, with the protein MVSSLTTYDFLAPPRMVFGWGRRREMGRFAASLGRRAFVVSGSTALERKGILAEVLETVAAAGIEGLHVASLSREPEVADVDRLAADLVENNVGRGDFVIGIGGGSAIDLAKAAAAMATNRDSTTVADFLEGVGRGLQIENDPLPMMAIPTTAGTGSEATKNAVISSNNPPFKKSLRADSMLPRVVLIDPELSVSVPPSVTAQTGMDAITQLIESYISRRAKPIPQALAIQGLQLAMPALAVAVRDGANRAAREAMAHAALLSGIALANSGLGMAHGVAAALGAECKVRHGLACAVMLPVALRANLSACEAELAQLARETCDVSPTATSSAASYALIHRIDELGAEIGIPSRLADLGVRREQIPTLVAASHGNSMSGNPRAIGDGELTELLENML; encoded by the coding sequence ATGGTTTCAAGTCTGACTACCTACGACTTCCTCGCGCCGCCCCGAATGGTCTTCGGCTGGGGTCGCCGCCGCGAAATGGGTCGCTTTGCGGCGTCGCTCGGACGACGTGCGTTCGTCGTCAGCGGCTCAACCGCCTTGGAACGCAAAGGAATTCTTGCCGAGGTGCTCGAAACGGTCGCTGCCGCTGGAATCGAAGGATTGCACGTCGCTTCTCTGTCGCGCGAACCGGAGGTCGCGGATGTCGATCGGCTGGCGGCGGACCTGGTCGAGAATAATGTCGGCCGGGGCGATTTTGTCATCGGCATTGGCGGCGGTTCCGCGATCGATTTGGCCAAAGCTGCGGCGGCCATGGCCACGAATCGCGACAGCACGACCGTGGCCGATTTTCTGGAAGGCGTCGGGCGCGGCTTGCAAATCGAGAACGACCCGCTGCCAATGATGGCAATTCCCACGACGGCCGGTACGGGAAGCGAGGCCACCAAGAACGCCGTCATTAGCAGCAACAATCCACCCTTCAAAAAGAGCCTGCGAGCCGATTCAATGCTGCCGCGGGTGGTGTTGATCGATCCGGAACTTTCCGTCAGTGTGCCTCCGTCTGTGACGGCCCAGACCGGCATGGATGCGATTACGCAGCTAATCGAAAGCTACATCTCGCGGCGGGCAAAACCGATTCCGCAAGCACTCGCCATTCAGGGGTTGCAATTGGCGATGCCGGCCTTAGCAGTGGCTGTGCGCGACGGAGCAAACCGAGCAGCTCGCGAGGCGATGGCCCATGCAGCATTGCTTTCGGGAATTGCGCTGGCAAATTCCGGCCTGGGAATGGCCCACGGCGTGGCGGCGGCATTAGGCGCTGAATGCAAAGTGCGACATGGTTTGGCTTGCGCCGTCATGCTGCCCGTCGCGCTGCGAGCGAATCTCAGCGCATGCGAGGCCGAATTGGCACAACTTGCTCGCGAAACCTGCGATGTCTCGCCGACTGCAACCAGCAGTGCGGCGTCCTATGCATTGATTCATCGCATCGACGAACTGGGCGCGGAAATTGGCATTCCTTCGCGGTTGGCCGACCTTGGCGTGCGCCGCGAGCAGATTCCGACCTTGGTGGCTGCATCGCACGGCAACAGCATGTCGGGAAATCCGCGGGCGATCGGCGACGGCGAACTTACCGAGCTATTGGAGAACATGCTGTGA
- a CDS encoding bifunctional hydroxymethylpyrimidine kinase/phosphomethylpyrimidine kinase, which yields MIVSAGLSPAWQQILRFERFRLGEVNRAAATHWCASGKSINVGIGLHHLCGGRTDQSLTVSTLGGPAFEAFEREFADLGVPRRWIRTQSPTRICTTILDESTGTSTELVENVGPITEGELAQFEAAFAESVESADAVVLTGSLPRRAPTNLYRRLLEHVSCHAVVDARGPELLAAIEARPLVVKPNREELAKTLDCEIRSDDDLRCAMAQLQRRGAQWVVVSSGNGDIWIAAAGDYYRAVPLVVEQVVNPIGCGDCFAAGIAWGLAHGHEPMTAIRYGIAAAAENLETLLPARLDPKRVVERSAKVAID from the coding sequence GTGATCGTTTCCGCGGGCCTAAGTCCTGCCTGGCAGCAAATCTTGCGGTTTGAGCGATTTCGACTTGGTGAAGTGAATCGCGCAGCGGCGACACATTGGTGCGCTTCCGGCAAATCGATCAACGTTGGCATTGGGTTGCATCACCTCTGCGGCGGACGCACCGACCAATCGCTGACCGTTTCAACGCTGGGCGGCCCGGCTTTTGAAGCCTTTGAAAGAGAGTTCGCGGATCTGGGAGTTCCGCGACGGTGGATCCGCACCCAATCTCCCACGCGCATTTGCACCACCATCCTGGACGAATCCACCGGAACATCCACCGAACTCGTCGAAAATGTTGGACCGATTACCGAGGGTGAGCTTGCTCAGTTTGAGGCGGCATTTGCCGAATCGGTCGAGTCCGCCGATGCCGTCGTCCTCACGGGTTCGTTGCCGCGAAGAGCGCCAACAAACCTCTATCGGCGGTTGCTGGAGCATGTATCCTGCCATGCCGTGGTCGATGCACGCGGGCCGGAATTACTCGCCGCGATCGAAGCCAGGCCGCTCGTGGTAAAGCCGAATCGAGAAGAACTTGCTAAAACGCTCGACTGCGAAATTCGCTCCGACGACGACCTGCGCTGCGCCATGGCCCAACTGCAACGCCGCGGCGCGCAGTGGGTCGTTGTCAGCAGCGGCAATGGCGACATCTGGATTGCGGCGGCCGGAGACTATTACCGTGCAGTTCCGCTCGTCGTGGAACAGGTCGTCAATCCCATTGGCTGTGGCGATTGCTTCGCCGCCGGCATTGCCTGGGGACTTGCGCACGGGCACGAACCGATGACGGCGATTCGATACGGAATTGCTGCGGCAGCGGAGAATCTGGAGACGCTGCTGCCGGCAAGGTTAGACCCCAAGCGTGTCGTCGAACGCTCGGCGAAAGTGGCCATTGACTGA